A segment of the Gossypium hirsutum isolate 1008001.06 chromosome D10, Gossypium_hirsutum_v2.1, whole genome shotgun sequence genome:
GACTCAAGAAGGCCAAAGCCTGGGGGTGACATCACTATTGGTGAATTGCTGAAAAAGAAAGCAAGTGAAGGTGTCAGGGTTAATATGCTTGTTTGGGATGATAGAACTTCTGTTGGATTGCTGAAGAAGGATGGGTTAATGGCCACCCATGATGAGGAAACTGAACAATTCTTCAAGGATACTGATGTCAACTGTGTCTTATGCCCTCGTAATCCAGATGATGGTGGAAGTTTTGTGCAGGAATTACAAATATCTACAATGTTCACTCATCACCAGAAGATTGTTGTAGTGGATGCTGCAATGCCTAATGGAGATCCAGAGAAAAGGAGAATTGTGAGCTTTGTTGGAGGTATTGATCTTTGTGATGGGAGATATGACACACCTTTCCATTCCCTGTTCAGGACCTTGGACACCGCTCACCATGATGATTTCCATCAGCCAAACTTCACTGATGCTTCAATCACCAAAGGTGGACCAAGGGAACCTTGGCACGATATCCACTCCCGACTTGAAGGGCCAATTGCCTGGGATGTCTTGTTCAATTTTGAGCAAAGATGGAGAAGACAAGGCGGTAAAGATGTGCTTCTTCAGCTGAGGGAACTTGAAGATGTTATCATTCCCCCATCTCCAGTTGCATTTCCTGATGACCATGAAACTTGGAATGTACAGTTATTTAGATCAATTGATGGTGGGGCTGCTTTTGGTTTCCCtgagacacctgaagatgctgcCAGGGCTGGGCTTGTGAGTGGAAAGGACAATATCATTGACCGAAGTATTCAGGATGCCTATATTAATGCTATACGACGAGCAAAGAATTTTATCTATATTGAAAATCAGTATTTCCTCGGAAGCTCATTTGGCTGGAGTCCTGATGACATCAAGCCTGAGGATATTAATGCTTTGCATCTGATTcccaaagaactttcacttaaAATTGTTAGCAAGATCGAGGCAGGAGAACGGTTTACAGTTTATGTTGTTGTCCCTATGTGGCCAGAAGGAATCCCAGAGAGTGCCTCAGTTCAGGCAATATTAGATTGGCAGAGAAGGACGATGGACATGATGTATAAGGATGTCATTCAGGCTCTCAGAGCCAAGGGTAGCGACGAGAATCCCAGAAACTATTTAACATTTTTCTGCCTTGGGAACCGAGAGGTTAAGAAGAGTGGAGAATATGAACCTTCTGAAAGACCAGACCCTGATACAGATTATGCCAGAGCTCAGGAGGCCCGTCGTTTCATGATCTATGTTCATGCAAAAATGATGATTGGTAGGTGATGAAtaccttttttaaatttaattcacacACCTCGCTTCTGTTATTGAATATTAGCTTTGAATTTGGCGGCCCGGGGGGATCTGGTAGGTCCTTGAACCACTAGTGGGACAGAGACATTGAAGTTgacattttctttttttgaaattatacaaGCCTTTGCAGAATATATCCACCATATGGTTGGGTCATGAGGAAAATTTCCTTTGAAGTAAGGTGGTATAAGGAGGAGCAATGGTCATGGTGctgtaaataatgaaaattaacAGGCTTTTTCATTCGAATTGTTTTGAACACTGAGCTCCCCTTCAGTTCTTTTTTATGTTTCTCTTTAGTACCTACATCTCATATAACTTTGGTTGGCTTTCTTCAGTTGATGATGAATACATAATAATTGGGTCTGCCAACATCAACCAGCGATCCATGGATGGTGCTAGAGACTCTGAAATAGCCATGGGAGCCTATCAACCATATCATTTATCATTAAGGGAACCAGCACGAGGTCAGGTCCATGGTTTCCGTTTGTCACTGTGGTATGAGCACCTTGGCATGCTTGATGACACATTCCTCGCACCAGAAAGTGAAGAGTGTGTCAGGAAGGTGAATCAGGTTGCTGACAAATATTGGGATCTCTATTCAAGTGAGTCACTTGAGCGAGACTTGCCTGGACACCTACTCCGCTACCCCATCGGTGTTTCTAGTGATGGATCTGTCACTGAATTGCCTGGCATCGAGTTCTTCCCTGACACAAAGGCTCGTGTTCTTGGTGCCAAATCTGATTATCTGCCACCTATCCTCACTACTTAGGGGATCTTTACTTTGTTCTTAAGCAATAATAACTTGTCTAGTTTGGTGTTACTGGCTTTGGTAGTAACAATAAAACTTGTTTTTGTGCTTGTGTCATAGTCTGCAGAGCTGCAGTGTTGTGTTGGTATTGCTTTTCCGTCAGCTGTGATACCGTGTTGTGATTTTAGTGCTGACTGGTATAATAAAACTTGTAGCCTCCGTGTATGTGTTCTGCGGTTATTGTTAATTATCTGTTAGTTGTTACCACTTTGCGGAAGCATTTGAGCTGCAGTTTTTGGTTGTTGTGTTAGAGACTTTTCATGATCTGCTTTACTGACTAGTTCTTAACTTAGCTCACTGGTTGTCAAGTAAAGACATTGATCACAACAGGTTGGTAATAGCCTGAATGAGATTGTCTGCTTACGTTGTTGATCTTGTATCTTATGCAACAGGGGTACTCAACTCTCCTGCTTCTGTTATTTTCAATTGAAGCATCATTTTCTGATTAGTCCTGCAACTTCATCCATAACTTTCTCAAGGTTCTCGTTACACAAAATTCCAAGTATCTAGGCCTTCTGAGTTCTACACATGATAACCAGAAAATCAAATGAATGCActcgattattttattttattctaagcCTTCAACATTTCATATTTGTGATTGGGCCTTGGTACAGTATATGTGCAAAGGTCACATATTATGTTACGCTCCACAAGTTTAATATATGGAtttcttctttttaaatattagtaatatatatatatggttatttatttttattctcgtttataaaaatcaagaaaacTAGGGATAGGACTTGCCATCTGGACTAGTACTTTCTATTATCGGACAAGCTGAGAGCTGTCATGTAATGTTCTGAATTCTCATTTGTAAATGATATTGTCGACggaaaaattgtcaaaaattaaacaaaagaaatTATGGAGGAGAAtcttttttgtaatattttatatatggACTTGCAAATATTGATTTCTTATTGGTTTCCCTTCATTCCTTTTCAAAAGCAAATGTGAATACAAGATTTGATTGTGGAACCTACCCTACCCTATCCTAAGGTCAATTGTTGTACTAGTCTATTAAATGGATTATTTACACGCATGGaccctttcaaattttaattacagAAATTATTATATATCATCTTATAACAAGAGCAGACAAAAAGGGTGTCGGTATCTTAATTCCTATtattttttcctaacttcattATTGCAGGCAAAATGTACGACATTATCGGGTTGCATACAGAGGAAAGTTCGTAGTTAGATGTTGGTGACTTTTAATTTGAGAATGTAGAAAGCGTGTGTGAAGTACAGCTTTCAACATCAGTGATTGGAGACGTGGTGCTCACCTGTTTTGCTCCTTTCAGTCTACTCCTACCGTCAATTTTTTGTGTCTCCAGCTTTTCCACTATTAATTAGTTTtctacaaaaatattataataaaaaataaaaaataatcaaaatgttataatttttttttatttaccaaaaaatatatttttttatttatcaaaatatataaaaaacaacaaaaaaacttgcaaaaaaaaTCTGTATCGATGTGACGGGACACTGGTCACGCCAATGGCATTGGTGGCACCAATGCATAAAAAGGGGGGTCGGTGGTGGGGTGGGCagaaggagagggaaagaaagaaagaaagaaagaaaggaaggagaggaaagaaagaaaaagaaggaaagaaaaggaaaggagaagagaaaaaaagaaataaagaagaagaaaaggaaaggagaagaaaaaggaaagaaagaaggaaagaaaaggaaaggagaagagaaaaaataaaagaagaagagggaaggaaggaaaaaaaagaaaaaaaatgtaattttttttttataaatttaattttttttgtaatatttgtgtgtttaaaatttatgttatgtacattatagttattttattattttatttagcatatatattttatgaaatatatttagaaTGAAAAAATAATGGTATGTACATTGTATGTTGATTAGGGAATTTTTTTATGACATTTACTTaggaatttgaaattaaaattttaggaaaatagcattaaaagtaAAATGACAAAGAAGtatgtttaagaaaacataaaatacgaaaagaaaaaacgggaattgtatatttatcgaaaataataaaatgcgaaAAAAATGCGAAAAATGTACatgtaataaatttcaaacataataaattgaaataatgtaaaattataaaataaaaaattacgatattttttaaaataataaaatgcggatAAAAAATTACGAACAAATGGCGGAAATAACAatgtattagtaaattttttaaaaaaattcagaaataatttatacaaataattgaaacaaaatgtactgaaataatataaaataataaaatacgaaaataatatatttttattgaaagtaataaaaatcgagaaaataataatacgaccaaagggcaagggaaagggtttatttaccaaaataatagagGGAAAAAAAAGGGTGATGGAGGGGAATAAAAAGACGGCACCAATATGTGGCTAATTACCTTTTaatccctccttatttattattttcttttcttcccccttaacacactaaattaataaatttcaaacattatgcactgaaatgatgtaaaattataaaaaaactaagtttatgatattttttaaagcaataaaatacggagaaaaaaatacgaacaaatggcagAAGTAATAGtgtattactaacttttttaaaatttagaaataattaatacaaaatatttcaaagaaaatgtactgaaataatataaaataataaaatagaagaataatatatttttatttaaagtaataaaaatcgagaaaataatacgagcaaagggcaGGGGTAAGGGTTATTTTTTTacaccaaattaatttaaataacacactagattaataaatttcaaacattatgcactgaaataatgtaaaattataaaattagaaattatgatattttttaaaggaataaaatgcggagaaaaaaatacgaataaatggccgaagtaagatttttttactaacttttttttcaacttgcaggcatcgcaatggctCGATTGATTCGAAGCGATATTAGACACATATCTGATACGGCTAATAACgcggtatgatttattatttgttaattaggagttctatttatttaaaaaagatatacgcaatatatacaaataaattatgttatcgtaatattttttctgtaatttaacactatcagGACTCGTTCCGAGTATTAAGGGGCCGTGTGAGTGTTTTAAAGATAGCTCTGGATGCACGATTGATGCCGTACTCCGGATGCACGATTGATGCCGTACCTGGAGCTAGCCGGATTTGGGTCAGTAGCATTGATCCGGTCCTCCGACTTGCACTTTGATTTATTATCTGCGCTAGTAGAGCGGTGGCGTTCGGAGACCCACACTTTCCATTTTCCTTGCGGGGAGTGCACGGTGACCTTGGAGGATGTTGCAATGCAGCTTGGGCTCCCAATTGATGGGAGTCCCGTAACGGGAGTATCTTCATTCACCGATTTGGCTGCACTTTGTTATCAACTCCTAAGAGAGTCGCCAGAGGACGGTGATAAATATTTTTCCGGCATAAAATTTACATGGCTAAAAGCCAAAATTGGACAATTATCAGCGACCGCCACTGAAGGTGAGTTGATGTGCGCTGTTCGAGCGTACATCATGCATATGATAGGGGCAGTACTCATGCCTGATGCAAACGAAGACAGTGTGCATTTGTCGTACTTGCCCCTGCTAGCTGATTTGTCCACTGCTAGGTCGTATAGCTGGGGTTCCGCCGTTCTAGCAACGCTGTATCGGGAGCTTTGTCGGGCGACAGAGCCGCATGTTAAAGACATCGGCGGATGCCTCATACTGTTGCAGTCCTGGGCGCTTTATCGCATGCCGTTTTTGGCACGCGTTAGTTACCAACCCTATCTGTATCCACTGCCACtcaggtgataaaatataaattgtcatTATTTGTAGTCATAATATATTGAGTAATGTTACCAACCCTTAACCCTATACTATTTTTTGTAGGTGGACGACCCGTCTAGGCATCGGGAAGTCGTGTGATGTCCCGATATACCGCCTCAGGATTGAACAGCATGCCCGGGAAGGGGTAAGCTActattctaatattcatgacaTCTATTCTATTTCTATATATTACTCACATGTTATCGGTCTAACTCGTTACAATGTTATTACtcatgcagtttatatggatgccaTACCAGAGGCCGGAAATTACAAATGTTGTACCCTCGTCCGCACTCGTTGATTCCCACATATGATGCACTAACacaccaattataaatttcaacgtCGTCGAGTGGTATCACGGCGATCGGGTGCTTCGACAGTTTGGCTGCATCCAACCTATCCCGGATCCGCCGTGCCAGTTGGTGGAAGATCATGGCTTGACAAAGAGAGGAAAAGTTCAATTGGACTAGGGAATTAAGCACCGGAAATTTGCCGCACTGTGGAACGATCAATTGCACCGAATTCCTCAGATGGTTATGGCTATCGACCTGCaactaggggtgttcattcggttaaccaacCGGTTAACTGACCCGAAATtgctataaccgaattaaccgaccttccaaaatttttaactgttaaccgaaccgaattttttctaaaaaaaattaaccgaactgaatttttttcagttaataaggtcggttaaccgaattaactgaaaattatttgttttttatttttggttaaaaattacccgaattacccaaaAATTACCCAAAAAGTTCGGTGTTGAGCTTGAGAAAAAATTGGGCCGAGTTTAATTTGACCTATTTTAGGCCCTACCCTGCAAAATTTGGTTTACCCgatttttttcggtta
Coding sequences within it:
- the LOC107914161 gene encoding phospholipase D alpha 1 isoform X1; translation: MEETLLHGTLHATIYEVDRLHDGGGNFFGKLVANVQETIGIGKGVPKIYATIDLERARVGRTRTIENETSNPRWFESFHIYCAHNASNVVFTVKDDNPIGATLIGRAYVPVKDLTEGDEVDRWVEILDEDKNPIKSGGKIHVKLQYFGVTKDRNWARGIVSRKFPGVPYTFYPQRKGCKVSLYQDAHIPDGFVPKIPLAGGKNYEPHRCWEDIFDAITNAKHMIYITGWSVYTEISLVRDSRRPKPGGDITIGELLKKKASEGVRVNMLVWDDRTSVGLLKKDGLMATHDEETEQFFKDTDVNCVLCPRNPDDGGSFVQELQISTMFTHHQKIVVVDAAMPNGDPEKRRIVSFVGGIDLCDGRYDTPFHSLFRTLDTAHHDDFHQPNFTDASITKGGPREPWHDIHSRLEGPIAWDVLFNFEQRWRRQGGKDVLLQLRELEDVIIPPSPVAFPDDHETWNVQLFRSIDGGAAFGFPETPEDAARAGLVSGKDNIIDRSIQDAYINAIRRAKNFIYIENQYFLGSSFGWSPDDIKPEDINALHLIPKELSLKIVSKIEAGERFTVYVVVPMWPEGIPESASVQAILDWQRRTMDMMYKDVIQALRAKGSDENPRNYLTFFCLGNREVKKSGEYEPSERPDPDTDYARAQEARRFMIYVHAKMMIVDDEYIIIGSANINQRSMDGARDSEIAMGAYQPYHLSLREPARGQVHGFRLSLWYEHLGMLDDTFLAPESEECVRKVNQVADKYWDLYSSESLERDLPGHLLRYPIGVSSDGSVTELPGIEFFPDTKARVLGAKSDYLPPILTT
- the LOC107914161 gene encoding phospholipase D alpha 1 (The RefSeq protein has 1 substitution compared to this genomic sequence) — translated: MEETLLHGTLHATIYEVDRLHDGGGNFFGKLVANVQETIGIGKGVPKIYATIDLERARVGRTRTIENETSNPRWFESFHIYCAHNASNVVFTVKDDNPIGATLIGRAYVPVKDLTEGDEVDRWVEILDEDKNPIKSGGKIHVKLQYFGVTKDRNWDRGIVSRKFPGVPYTFYPQRKGCKVSLYQDAHIPDGFVPKIPLAGGKNYEPHRCWEDIFDAITNAKHMIYITGWSVYTEISLVRDSRRPKPGGDITIGELLKKKASEGVRVNMLVWDDRTSVGLLKKDGLMATHDEETEQFFKDTDVNCVLCPRNPDDGGSFVQELQISTMFTHHQKIVVVDAAMPNGDPEKRRIVSFVGGIDLCDGRYDTPFHSLFRTLDTAHHDDFHQPNFTDASITKGGPREPWHDIHSRLEGPIAWDVLFNFEQRWRRQGGKDVLLQLRELEDVIIPPSPVAFPDDHETWNVQLFRSIDGGAAFGFPETPEDAARAGLVSGKDNIIDRSIQDAYINAIRRAKNFIYIENQYFLGSSFGWSPDDIKPEDINALHLIPKELSLKIVSKIEAGERFTVYVVVPMWPEGIPESASVQAILDWQRRTMDMMYKDVIQALRAKGSDENPRNYLTFFCLGNREVKKSGEYEPSERPDPDTDYARAQEARRFMIYVHAKMMIVDDEYIIIGSANINQRSMDGARDSEIAMGAYQPYHLSLREPARGQVHGFRLSLWYEHLGMLDDTFLAPESEECVRKVNQVADKYWDLYSSESLERDLPGHLLRYPIGVSSDGSVTELPGIEFFPDTKARVLGAKSDYLPPILTT
- the LOC107915300 gene encoding protein MAIN-LIKE 1-like; this encodes MPYLELAGFGSVALIRSSDLHFDLLSALVERWRSETHTFHFPCGECTVTLEDVAMQLGLPIDGSPVTGVSSFTDLAALCYQLLRESPEDGDKYFSGIKFTWLKAKIGQLSATATEGELMCAVRAYIMHMIGAVLMPDANEDSVHLSYLPLLADLSTARSYSWGSAVLATLYRELCRATEPHVKDIGGCLILLQSWALYRMPFLARVSYQPYLYPLPLRWTTRLGIGKSCDVPIYRLRIEQHAREGFIWMPYQRPEITNVVPSSALVDSHI